From Apium graveolens cultivar Ventura chromosome 9, ASM990537v1, whole genome shotgun sequence, the proteins below share one genomic window:
- the LOC141685595 gene encoding uncharacterized protein LOC141685595, protein MAYGSEAVLPIEVSMDFLRLQNFDPEKSAEGLRFKTDLVEELRDVAHLRVAKYQEKTTQYFNSKVKPKNLAMGDLVLKEAAISMPTKTSKLAPPWEGPYKIVRVVRPNTFLLAHLDGSIVLNTWNAAHLKKFYP, encoded by the coding sequence ATGGCCTACGGCTCCGAAGCTGTCCTCCCAATCGAAGTAAGCATGGACTTTCTACGACTCCAGAATTTCGACCCTGAAAAGTCTGCAGAAGGGCTGAGATTCAAGACAGACCTCGTGGAAGAACTTCGCGATGTAGCACACCTCAGAGTGGCCAAGTATCAAGAGAAAACAACTCAATACTTCAACTCCAAAGTCAAACCAAAAAATTTAGCCATGGGTGATCTTGTTCTCAAAGAAGCTGCAATATCGATGCCAACAAAAACATCCAAGCTTGCTCCACCCTGGGAAGGCCCATACAAGATCGTTCGGGTCGTAAGGCCAAATACCTTTCTCCTTGCACACCTTGATGGCTCCATAGTCCTCAATACTTGGAACGCTGCCCACCTCAAGAAGTTCTATCCCTAA
- the LOC141684456 gene encoding uncharacterized protein LOC141684456, whose protein sequence is MSCGSKFVEEGGRSFSNGSENTFSDLGSLNRTSVPLSSSGGFSSFGVNFGDNSLVKEEVVGDVLKVEGTGDSVNVFDSEVGVLVSGNRESYFRSQRPYNARNIYHKVALNLEVLSGYCYFADGYLVYPPSHRDRMWDPSRRGLQAIPDLWFAYGFRLSMHPFFLRVLKTLDYGVGQIFPNLVLQINEVIAHRCELEMEPSLDLFFSLYWLKSTGARIYFDVKPGCPKLVSTPSSDSGWHLKWAWYEGHELAEVALWSRLSPKILKVWSESRSLTATDLARFCGRTSQYTASSFSDVRFLCNHSLSGPKLRMLVHPLLKMPSESIMRLLAKKKSCVSTIGGESSVEAGAK, encoded by the exons ATGAGTTGTGGGTCTAAATTTGTCGAGGAGGGAGGTAGAAGTTTTTCCAATGGGTCCGAGAATACCTTTAGTGATTTAGGTTCTCTTAACCGCACCTCTGTTCCTTTGTCTTCTTCCGGGGGTTTTTCTTCTTTCGGAGTCAATTTTGGGGATAATAGTTTAGTGAAAGAGGAGGTTGTTGGAGATGTCTTAAAGGTAGAAGGTACTGGTGACTCTGTTAATGTCTTTGATTCTGAAGTGGGTGTGTTGGTATCTGGTAATAGAGAAAGTTATTTTAGGTCTCAGAGACCCTATAATGCCCGAAATATTTATCACAAAGTCGCTTTGAACCTTGAAGTGTTATCTGGGTATTGTTATTTTGCGGATGGTTATTTAGTGTATCCTCCGAGTCATAGAGATAGGATGTGGGATCCCTCTCGAAGAGGTTTGCAAGCGATACCGGACCTGTGGTTCGCTTATGGGTTCAGATTGTCTATGCACCCATTTTTTCTTCGTGTATTAAAGACTTTAGACTATGGGGTGGGTCAAATATTCCCTAACTTGGTTTTACAAATAAACGAAGTTATAGCACACCGTTGTGAGCTTGAGATGGAGCCTAGTTTGGATTTGTTCTTTTCTTTATACTGGTTGAAGTCCACGGGGGCGCGGATATACTTTGATGTGAAGCCTGGGTGCCCGAAGCTTGTCAGTACTCCTTCGTCGGATTCTGGGTGGCACTTGAAGTGGGCATGGTATGAAGGTCACGAGCTAGCTGAGGTGGCCCTATGGTCTCGTTTATCCCCTAAGATTTTGAAGGTTTGGAGTGAAAGTAGATCCCTCACAGCAACTGATTTAGCTAGATTTTGTGGGAGAACTTCTCAGTATACGGCCTCATCCTTTTCAGATGTTCGGTTTTTGTGTAACCATAGTC TTTCAGGTCCCAAACTTCGAATGTTGGTTCATCCTTTGCTGAAGATGCCTTCTGAAAGTATTATGCGCTTGTTGGCAAAGAAGAAGTCGTGTGTTAGTACTATTGGAGGTGAAAGCAGCGTGGAAGCTGGGGCTAAGTAA